One genomic region from Flagellimonas oceani encodes:
- a CDS encoding ferritin-like domain-containing protein: MRKSIVKVKPVKKATNRRQFLKLGGMGVVGAGLLVACSNDDNGMGMMPGPEPNPNPDIFDLGQGDLGVLNYAYALEQLEADFYTKVVNSFYGNISDEEMQVLTDLYYHEVNHRDFFKTAITAAVDGNTDLVLPTLEFDYGDLDFGNREQVLTTASVLEDTGVAAYNGAGRLISDPGYLLLAGKIVSVEARHASAVRTLLNPGSADFAGDDYVTTDTGLAAALNPSEILSAVGDTGFITTPFTANNLP; the protein is encoded by the coding sequence ATGAGAAAAAGTATAGTCAAAGTAAAACCGGTAAAGAAGGCAACAAACCGCCGGCAGTTTTTAAAATTGGGAGGCATGGGAGTTGTTGGTGCTGGCCTTTTGGTAGCTTGTAGCAATGATGATAACGGAATGGGAATGATGCCCGGTCCCGAACCAAACCCGAACCCCGATATATTTGATCTTGGTCAAGGAGATTTGGGTGTCCTTAATTATGCATATGCCCTAGAACAGTTGGAAGCTGACTTCTACACCAAGGTGGTAAATTCCTTTTACGGCAACATTTCCGATGAGGAGATGCAAGTGTTGACCGACCTTTATTATCATGAGGTTAACCATAGGGACTTTTTTAAGACTGCGATCACCGCAGCTGTTGACGGAAATACGGATTTAGTGCTCCCAACACTCGAATTTGATTATGGAGACCTAGATTTTGGCAACAGGGAACAGGTGCTAACCACTGCGAGCGTATTGGAAGATACCGGCGTGGCCGCATACAATGGTGCAGGTAGGTTGATAAGTGATCCGGGATATCTGCTCTTGGCAGGTAAGATAGTTTCCGTGGAAGCAAGGCATGCATCCGCCGTTAGAACATTGCTAAATCCTGGTTCAGCGGATTTTGCAGGAGACGATTATGTAACAACGGACACTGGTCTGGCCGCTGCTCTAAATCCATCGGAGATTCTTTCCGCGGTTGGTGATACAGGGTTCATAACAACCCCTTTCACAGCAAACAATTTACCTTAA
- a CDS encoding ferritin-like domain-containing protein — protein MDIIKFLDGFTNESLLEGKPTRRDMFGTLGSLGKKAMLSAIPFGLATMPNKTFAQDSGSDPVSALQLALTLEYLEDEFYDLALQSGVLPSGRPETVYMQISKHEQAHVDFLIAGLEGAGVTPVEKPTFDFTAGGAFDPFNDNGVGQETAYAQLLALAQAFEDTGVRAYKGQAGNLLGSDFLTPALQIHAVEAMHASEVRRLRGLKGWITNNERGAGMPEATQAVYNGEENVTQGGVDVTSLGSGDAFSMEASTEAYDEALSGDDAVAIASLFIVSE, from the coding sequence ATGGATATTATAAAATTTTTGGACGGATTTACGAATGAATCCCTATTGGAGGGTAAACCAACACGCCGTGATATGTTCGGCACCTTGGGTTCTCTTGGTAAAAAAGCAATGCTGAGTGCAATTCCTTTTGGATTGGCCACAATGCCAAATAAAACTTTTGCCCAAGATTCCGGGAGCGACCCGGTAAGTGCATTACAGTTGGCCTTGACTTTGGAATATTTGGAAGATGAGTTCTATGATCTGGCACTTCAATCTGGAGTATTGCCAAGTGGTAGACCGGAAACGGTTTACATGCAGATTTCAAAGCACGAACAGGCGCATGTTGATTTTCTTATTGCAGGATTGGAAGGAGCCGGAGTTACTCCGGTAGAAAAACCTACTTTCGATTTTACCGCTGGAGGTGCTTTTGACCCATTCAACGATAATGGCGTGGGCCAGGAAACCGCCTATGCCCAGTTGTTGGCACTCGCGCAAGCATTTGAAGATACCGGTGTAAGAGCTTACAAAGGGCAGGCCGGAAACTTATTGGGATCAGACTTTTTAACGCCCGCTTTGCAAATACATGCGGTTGAAGCCATGCACGCCTCCGAGGTGAGAAGGCTAAGAGGTCTTAAAGGATGGATCACAAATAATGAGCGTGGAGCCGGAATGCCCGAAGCTACACAAGCGGTGTACAACGGCGAAGAAAACGTAACACAGGGTGGAGTGGATGTAACCTCACTGGGAAGTGGCGATGCATTTAGTATGGAAGCTTCCACGGAGGCCTATGACGAAGCATTGTCAGGAGATGATGCAGTTGCCATTGCCAGTCTGTTTATTGTTTCTGAATAG
- a CDS encoding ATP-binding protein, producing the protein MANIIPTDKIIERLRYENPWWVTKEIPKAFSSMSKRLYFNLFYPFVLERSIKRALVLMGPRRVGKTVMLFHCIDDLIKDGVNPQKLFFIGIDNPIYVNLGLEDILTLCKESLTLKNLDGCFVFFDEIQYLKDWERHLKVLVDSYPETKFIVSGSAAAALRWHSTESGAGRFTDFLLPPLTFQEYIHLKNLEHLIYDGEIQYGEKGVPYCLAHDTKELNKEFVHYLNFGGYPEVVLSEKIQSDMGRYVKNDIVDKVLLRDLPSLYGIKDVQELNRFFTYIAYNTGNEFSYETMSKESGIQKDTLKKYLEYLEAAFLIKVLNKVGINAKRLKRITSFKVYLTNPSLRTALFSPITETDSEMGNMIETAVLSQWMHREKLDLTYARWKDGRKEGEVDLVLVDDRNYKPVWGVEIKWSNRYFDKPQELKSLMSFCRENKFDSAVITSIDQLGQKVVDNLKFTFLPASIYAYNIGVITLRMRTSN; encoded by the coding sequence ATGGCAAACATTATTCCGACAGATAAAATCATAGAGCGCCTGCGTTATGAAAATCCGTGGTGGGTGACGAAAGAAATACCAAAGGCATTTAGTTCAATGTCCAAAAGACTCTATTTTAATCTTTTTTATCCTTTTGTCCTTGAAAGAAGTATCAAGAGAGCTTTAGTGCTAATGGGACCACGAAGGGTGGGTAAAACTGTAATGCTCTTTCATTGTATTGATGATCTGATAAAAGATGGAGTCAACCCTCAAAAGCTGTTCTTTATTGGAATTGATAACCCAATTTACGTGAATCTGGGCCTAGAAGATATTCTAACTCTTTGTAAGGAGTCCCTAACTCTTAAAAACCTAGATGGGTGTTTTGTGTTTTTTGACGAAATTCAATACCTAAAGGATTGGGAAAGACATTTAAAAGTACTAGTTGACTCTTACCCTGAAACAAAGTTTATAGTTTCAGGATCCGCTGCTGCTGCTTTGAGATGGCATAGTACAGAGAGCGGTGCCGGTAGATTTACGGATTTCCTTTTACCTCCATTAACATTTCAAGAGTACATTCATTTGAAAAACCTGGAACACCTTATTTATGATGGAGAAATCCAATACGGTGAAAAAGGTGTACCCTATTGCTTGGCCCATGATACAAAGGAATTGAACAAGGAGTTTGTTCACTATCTAAATTTTGGCGGTTATCCAGAAGTAGTCCTATCAGAAAAAATACAAAGTGATATGGGGCGATATGTAAAGAATGACATTGTGGACAAGGTGCTATTAAGAGACCTTCCTAGCTTGTATGGAATTAAGGACGTGCAAGAATTAAATAGGTTCTTTACCTATATAGCTTATAACACTGGAAATGAATTTTCCTATGAGACCATGTCCAAGGAAAGCGGTATTCAAAAGGATACTTTGAAAAAATATCTAGAATATTTAGAGGCTGCTTTCTTGATTAAAGTTCTGAACAAAGTTGGTATCAACGCAAAAAGGTTAAAAAGAATAACGAGTTTCAAAGTTTACCTAACGAATCCATCCCTTCGTACGGCCTTATTTTCTCCAATAACTGAAACTGACAGTGAAATGGGGAATATGATCGAAACGGCTGTTCTTTCCCAATGGATGCACCGTGAAAAATTGGACCTTACTTATGCTAGGTGGAAAGATGGTCGAAAAGAAGGAGAGGTTGACCTTGTGTTAGTGGATGACAGAAATTATAAACCTGTCTGGGGAGTAGAAATCAAATGGAGCAATAGATATTTTGATAAGCCTCAAGAACTAAAAAGTCTGATGAGTTTTTGTAGGGAAAATAAATTTGATTCCGCAGTAATAACTTCAATTGATCAATTGGGTCAGAAGGTTGTGGATAATTTAAAATTCACCTTTCTTCCTGCATCAATTTATGCTTATAATATAGGTGTCATTACCTTGAGAATGCGAACAAGTAATTAA
- a CDS encoding RNA polymerase sigma factor, whose translation MDRHSFTKESYLLEHLKRGSTAAYEHLFTLYHKELCNYLSAITGNPKVAEDIAQQTFIKIWDNREKLQVEDNKLKRYLFKVAYNLFIDVQRKRKKEFKLLEKLKQEAYLDLTDVDTSLFEERLRKVEKEIDNLPEQCKKVFILSKREGLKYREISEQLQISIKTVEVHMAKAMKRLRAQLTSLL comes from the coding sequence ATGGATCGACATAGCTTTACCAAAGAATCTTATCTATTGGAGCATTTAAAAAGAGGCTCCACGGCTGCCTATGAGCATCTATTTACACTATACCATAAAGAACTCTGTAATTATCTGTCGGCAATTACCGGAAACCCAAAGGTTGCCGAAGATATTGCCCAACAAACCTTTATCAAGATATGGGACAATCGCGAGAAGTTACAGGTCGAGGATAACAAACTTAAGCGATACCTATTTAAAGTGGCCTATAACCTTTTCATCGATGTACAACGAAAGAGAAAAAAGGAATTTAAGCTGCTCGAGAAATTAAAACAGGAGGCTTATCTCGATCTCACCGATGTGGATACCTCCCTTTTCGAAGAAAGGCTCAGGAAAGTTGAAAAGGAAATCGACAACCTCCCCGAACAGTGCAAGAAAGTGTTCATCCTAAGTAAGCGAGAGGGTCTTAAGTACCGAGAAATCTCCGAACAACTTCAAATTTCCATAAAGACCGTGGAAGTACATATGGCCAAAGCCATGAAGCGGCTTAGGGCCCAGCTCACCAGTTTACTCTAA
- a CDS encoding FecR family protein, producing MTKLDIRRIITRYINQEASQEELAILYEWVKKGNNKEVFKKLVQADYLVNYEARPWDTEVAFEQFLHTIKSKENGKVKGLYSRPYLWKYAAIAVIFLGSSLYFLLNQQLFEKVPLNVGPDQITLELDNGEVLVLKPSSNNTVKSKNGTTEVSVINGVLTQRDNGKTSGPTRKNTLSVPIGERLSVTLDDGSVVMLNAGSTMTYPSSFEGADRREVLVTGEAYFQVAKNPNKPFIVRTSKMYTQVYGTIFNVSAYPEDNINEVVLVEGSVGVGTDLRESLEGPQMLKPSQKASSIPGEGNEFLIEDVDVSPYISWTKGILVFENEPMGKIIKRLERQYGIQIDNRFEQLEERRFTGMFDEESIDRVLRTIQAHTHFSYDVKNEMIIINEPHKQ from the coding sequence ATGACCAAACTTGATATTAGAAGAATCATCACTAGGTATATCAACCAAGAGGCTTCCCAGGAAGAATTGGCCATTTTATATGAATGGGTAAAGAAAGGAAACAACAAAGAAGTCTTTAAAAAGTTGGTACAAGCCGACTATCTGGTCAATTACGAGGCTAGGCCATGGGATACCGAGGTGGCCTTTGAGCAGTTCCTGCATACCATTAAGAGCAAGGAAAATGGAAAGGTGAAAGGACTTTACAGCCGTCCTTACCTCTGGAAATATGCTGCAATTGCGGTTATTTTCTTGGGGTCCTCATTATACTTTCTTCTAAATCAGCAACTATTTGAAAAGGTTCCTCTGAATGTAGGTCCCGACCAGATTACCTTGGAACTGGACAATGGAGAGGTACTGGTCTTGAAACCATCATCAAACAATACCGTAAAAAGCAAAAATGGAACTACGGAGGTCTCAGTGATTAACGGGGTGTTGACACAAAGGGACAACGGAAAAACCAGTGGGCCTACACGCAAAAACACTTTAAGTGTGCCCATAGGGGAGCGTCTATCGGTAACACTGGACGATGGTTCCGTTGTAATGCTCAATGCGGGCTCGACCATGACATACCCATCAAGTTTTGAAGGTGCTGACCGGAGAGAGGTGCTTGTAACAGGAGAGGCCTATTTTCAGGTGGCCAAGAACCCAAATAAGCCATTTATTGTGCGGACCTCCAAAATGTATACCCAGGTCTATGGTACCATTTTCAACGTTTCGGCTTACCCAGAAGATAACATCAATGAAGTGGTATTGGTTGAAGGTTCAGTTGGGGTAGGCACTGACCTTAGGGAGTCCTTAGAGGGCCCCCAAATGCTAAAACCTTCCCAAAAAGCCTCCAGTATCCCAGGGGAAGGGAACGAATTTCTTATCGAAGATGTTGATGTTTCCCCCTATATCTCATGGACCAAGGGAATCCTTGTTTTTGAGAATGAGCCAATGGGAAAAATCATCAAAAGATTGGAACGACAGTATGGTATCCAGATAGACAACAGATTTGAACAACTTGAGGAGAGACGCTTCACCGGTATGTTCGATGAAGAAAGTATTGATCGTGTCCTTAGAACCATACAGGCGCATACCCACTTTAGTTACGATGTAAAAAATGAAATGATAATAATAAACGAACCTCATAAACAATAG